One Thermoplasma volcanium GSS1 genomic window carries:
- a CDS encoding DUF2070 family protein, with product MNTQKSSRSIDDLSVFVKKSVNYKYFIFPIATIAALDYLILKNIYISVSLVVGTYLLAIFLDVIFSKFSRIIFPVKRSAYLNFVSLVIWSVFFWILFVIHAYRDIDVSLLLAVSSTTLFRFLIFYVFYPNDSIKELIPSMNYVYSMLLVFLFFFKNQYILVVPFILSSLIYALSAYFLIRRSTNSFVKKYKASPSKILEFFLNSGKRLESNISVKHFFDHIYRIERKIPVKIIQVRKKNGDIKVTMVFPYIHPGPFGTLGSSNLPARLSQRLPEFGDLMVFHTTTSNDNNCRGDEDIDNIAAAIRAASQKMIFTDRISRARKVVAGKYVVYLQRFGNFGFGAIVPEKTPFDDVSLEEGLKVISHLKKSGADDFAVIDAQNNFTKKAPELKNCSTTIKAFEREFLRNDPKYPARVGYARSYREVPGLAELGIQAIVFQTADRFDAVVLTDSNNVTTELIGKSREKVKNVVSNLEIYTTDNHYVNASVLDVFPLGSRGSIEEISDIIADTVKRAKEDVEDVQIAMGTEYALVRMGEKNNFQNLVSTVFSSVKTAKYTALYTIPAAIAASFLVFRFI from the coding sequence TTGAACACTCAAAAAAGCTCAAGAAGCATAGACGATCTTTCCGTATTCGTCAAGAAATCAGTCAATTACAAGTACTTCATATTTCCGATAGCAACGATAGCAGCGCTTGATTATTTAATACTCAAGAATATATACATCTCTGTAAGCCTAGTTGTAGGCACTTATCTTCTAGCCATATTTCTTGACGTGATTTTTTCAAAATTTAGTCGAATAATATTCCCAGTTAAAAGGAGCGCCTACCTGAACTTTGTCTCTTTGGTTATATGGAGTGTGTTCTTCTGGATTTTGTTCGTTATTCATGCATATAGAGATATCGATGTTTCGTTGCTGCTGGCGGTTTCATCGACCACGCTTTTTAGGTTCCTCATATTCTATGTGTTTTATCCAAATGATAGTATAAAGGAACTAATACCGTCAATGAATTATGTGTACTCTATGCTTTTGGTTTTCTTATTTTTCTTTAAGAACCAATATATTCTCGTGGTACCATTTATCCTGTCATCGCTTATTTATGCATTAAGCGCTTATTTCTTGATTCGAAGGTCAACAAACAGCTTCGTAAAAAAATACAAAGCATCGCCATCAAAAATTCTTGAATTTTTCTTAAATTCAGGAAAAAGATTGGAATCAAATATTTCAGTAAAGCACTTTTTCGATCATATATACAGAATTGAGCGCAAAATACCTGTAAAAATAATACAGGTTAGGAAGAAGAATGGTGACATAAAGGTAACAATGGTATTTCCATACATACACCCTGGCCCATTTGGAACTCTAGGAAGTAGCAATTTGCCTGCTAGGCTTTCACAAAGGTTGCCTGAATTTGGCGATCTAATGGTGTTTCATACTACAACAAGCAATGATAACAACTGCCGTGGGGATGAAGACATAGACAATATAGCGGCTGCCATAAGAGCTGCATCACAAAAGATGATTTTTACTGACCGCATATCAAGAGCTAGGAAAGTGGTGGCTGGAAAATACGTAGTTTATCTGCAGCGCTTTGGTAACTTTGGATTTGGTGCAATTGTACCCGAGAAGACTCCATTTGATGATGTATCGCTAGAGGAGGGCCTTAAGGTGATTTCACACTTGAAGAAAAGTGGTGCGGATGACTTCGCTGTTATAGATGCACAGAATAATTTTACGAAAAAAGCTCCAGAGCTAAAGAATTGTTCTACTACGATAAAGGCTTTCGAAAGGGAATTTCTAAGAAACGATCCTAAGTACCCTGCAAGGGTAGGTTACGCTAGAAGTTACCGTGAAGTACCTGGTCTCGCAGAACTTGGTATACAGGCCATTGTATTCCAGACCGCTGATAGGTTTGATGCTGTAGTGTTAACAGATTCCAACAATGTAACCACAGAACTAATTGGGAAATCCCGCGAAAAGGTAAAAAACGTTGTTTCCAACTTAGAAATATATACTACGGACAACCATTACGTTAACGCTAGCGTTCTTGACGTTTTTCCATTGGGATCGCGCGGTTCAATAGAAGAAATATCTGATATAATTGCGGACACAGTTAAAAGGGCCAAGGAGGATGTAGAAGATGTGCAGATTGCCATGGGGACTGAATATGCCCTAGTTAGGATGGGAGAAAAGAATAACTTCCAGAACCTTGTATCAACCGTGTTTAGTTCCGTTAAGACGGCTAAGTATACGGCTTTATATACCATACCTGCAGCTATAGCCGCTTCATTTCTGGTATTTAGGTTTATTTAA
- a CDS encoding NifB/NifX family molybdenum-iron cluster-binding protein, with protein sequence MKIAVAVSDNKVGGPGESQYVYIYDVKDGNADLLEKYENPAMHAYRAKGLQMLASAISRGVDAIILSELGRPGYSYLKDRIKVYITPEVEVERAIKDVINGRIPVATAPTHEHGMHEHQ encoded by the coding sequence ATGAAAATTGCAGTTGCTGTATCGGATAATAAGGTCGGCGGCCCTGGGGAATCTCAGTATGTTTACATATACGATGTAAAGGACGGCAATGCTGATCTGCTAGAAAAATATGAGAATCCGGCTATGCACGCATACAGAGCTAAAGGCTTGCAAATGTTGGCTTCCGCAATAAGTAGAGGTGTAGATGCCATAATACTAAGCGAACTTGGACGGCCAGGATACAGCTATTTGAAGGACCGCATCAAGGTTTACATAACTCCAGAAGTAGAAGTCGAACGAGCTATTAAGGATGTGATAAATGGGCGTATACCAGTAGCTACTGCGCCTACGCATGAGCACGGCATGCATGAGCATCAGTGA
- a CDS encoding 30S ribosomal protein S8e translates to MTIFQGKSGKKPTGGNLKQAKKKRRFELGREPTLTKLGTKVERKVIRTMGGNSKAILFTADTANVYDIHEKKIKKVKIITVKENPANSHYVQRNIINKGTIISTEIGEAIVTSRPGQDGVINAKLLN, encoded by the coding sequence ATGACTATATTTCAAGGTAAATCAGGAAAGAAACCGACTGGAGGTAACCTAAAGCAGGCTAAGAAAAAGAGAAGATTTGAGCTCGGGAGGGAGCCAACGCTCACGAAGCTTGGGACAAAAGTTGAGAGGAAGGTAATAAGGACGATGGGAGGAAATTCTAAAGCCATCCTCTTCACAGCAGATACAGCGAATGTGTACGATATCCACGAAAAGAAGATAAAGAAAGTAAAGATAATAACGGTAAAAGAAAATCCTGCAAACAGCCATTACGTCCAGAGGAATATAATAAATAAGGGAACAATAATATCGACAGAAATCGGAGAAGCTATTGTTACTTCACGTCCAGGGCAGGATGGCGTAATAAACGCAAAACTCTTAAACTGA
- a CDS encoding signal recognition particle subunit SRP19/SEC65 family protein, with product MRCALYLQYFNKDLPRSKGRRLPKKILQNFTEERLRSILEEARISYEVRECRYPRVPWQPSKMYVLDSNLKKTSILKLIEKKLS from the coding sequence ATGCGCTGTGCCTTGTACCTCCAGTATTTTAACAAGGACCTCCCAAGATCCAAAGGGAGGCGCCTTCCAAAAAAGATATTGCAGAATTTTACCGAGGAAAGGCTCAGATCTATTCTGGAGGAGGCACGTATATCCTACGAAGTTAGAGAATGTAGATATCCGAGAGTTCCATGGCAACCCAGTAAGATGTATGTGTTAGATTCTAATTTGAAGAAAACCAGCATACTCAAACTGATAGAGAAGAAATTATCCTAG